From the Actinopolymorpha singaporensis genome, the window GCTGTGAGGATCTTGACCGTCAACGTGGGGTCGGGAAGCCTCCACCTCGTCTATGTCGATGGTGGCGCTTCCGGGGATCGGTTGGATCTCTCCGAGCCGCCGGAATCGTCGGAGGTCCTGGGCCTCGTGGACGCTTTCGTCGCGGACCAGAAGGCTCCCGACGCGGTCGGCTACCGGCTTGTCCACGGCGGTGATGAGGTACGCAAGGCCAGGATCGTCGATGACGTACTTCGTGCCCAGCTGGACGCCGTGGCTGACCGCGCACCGTTGCACGTGCCTCCGACGCTCATGCTGCTCGACCGACTCAGGCAACGATTGTCACGTGTGCCTCACGTGGTCTGCCCCGACAGCGCGTTCCACTCGACTCTGCCGCCTGCTGCGGCAACATACTCGCTGCCTGCGCGGTGGCGGTCGCGTTGGGGACTGCGGCGGTACGGCTTCCACGGACTGTCCTACTCGTGGGCCACCCGACGTGCCGCACAGCTGATCGGACAAGACGTGGCCGGACTACAGATGGTGCTCTGTCATCTGGGTGGCGGTGCGTCGGTCTGCGCTGTCGACGGTGGTCGTAGCGTCGACACCTCCATGGGCTTCACTCCGCTGGACGGCCTTCCGATGAGTAGCCGGTCGGGTGCGATCGACCCCGGCATGCTGATCTGGCTGCTCGGCGGTCGGCTATCCCTCGAAAGGCTGGCTCAGGGGCTCTACCGCGAGTCGGGTTTGCTGGGACTGTCCGGTGGCCGTCTGGCGATACCCGCGGGTTGGTCGCTGCAGCCCCTCATGACGACGCGGCGACCCTCGCGCTAGAGGTGTACGTACACCGGGTACGACGTGAGATCGCCGCGGCCGCAAGCAGCCTGTCGCGCCTCGACGCGCTCGTGTTCACCGGCGAGATCGGCTGGGACCAACCAGAAATTCGGCTGGCGGTATGTCGCGGACTGCGCCAGCTCGGTGTTCCCGCGCCGGTGCGCGGCAACAGGGACGACGACGGCCCGGTCGGCCCAGCTGGTGCGACAGTCTCCGTCCTTGTCATCGAGCCCAGGGAAGACCTTCAGATCGCCACGGACGCCGCAGCGGTGCTTCCTTGACCGGCGTTCCCGTCGGTCTTCCTGGTCGTGGCTCTCCTGCCTCGCTTCGACCATCGTCTGGTGAACAGGAACCGGCGGCGACGGTCCGACCGTCCTCGACCGGTTCTCCCGCTGGAACGCTGGGCGACCGCGATCACCCAACTGAACGGCGAGTGAGCGCCACCGAACCGGCCTGGGATCTTCGGCCCTTGCCGGCCGTCACTTCCTGGCGTCTGCTGGGACTCTCCGAGCGTTCACAGGAGGTGTACAGATGCCCAAAGTCTTGATAATCACCGGTGATGGCGCTGAGTCACTCGAGGTGCTCTATCCATACCAACGACTCGTCGAAGAGGGTTATGACGTCGATGTCGCGGCAGTGGAGAAAAAGAAACTTCAGTTTGTCGTGCACGACTTCAGCCCCGGTTTCGACACCTACACCGAGAAGCCCGGGTATGCGTGGCCCGCGGACGTCGCGTTCGCCGACGTCGAGCCCGCTGACTACGCAGCACTGGTCATCCCTGGCGGGCGCGCACCGGAATACATCCGGAATGACCCCGACTGTCAGCGAATCGTACGTCACTTCTACGAAACCGACGCTCCGGTGGCTCAGCTGTGTCACGGGCCGTTGATCCCTGCCGCCGCGCGTGTCCTTGCTGGCCGACGCACGGCGGCGTACCCGGAACTCGAACCGGACGTCACTCTTGCGGGGGCGGAGTTCGTCGACGCGGCTGCTGTCGTCGACGGGCAGGTGGTGTCTGGACGGGCGTGGAATGACCACCCCTCCTGGATGCACGAGTTCATGCACATCCTCCACGCCAAAGCGGAACGACCGGTGGTTTAGGCGAGCCGATTTGGATGACCTCGTTCCCGTCCGTGCTCTGAGCACATCAGCGGCAAAGCCTATGCCGAGGCTACTTCCGGACGTTGCGGGTGGAGTCTCGGAACCGCGCCGGGTGGCGGCGCCTTTGGCCGTCGTGCCCGGGCGTCCGGTTGCTGCTCCGCCAAGCCTCTGCGAGGTGGCAGGCGTTGGGAGTCGTCGGGTGCTCAGATCACCAGTCGGCTCAGCAGCGGTCCCCGGGCATCTTCGAACTCCTGGTCGGAGATCAGGGCGTCCCGGTGTAGGTCGCTTAGGTCCCGCAGCCGCTTTGACAACGTCTGTTTCGCCAGCGATGCCAGACACTGGCTGCCCTTTGATCGCAAGGGCCTCGATGGCGGTCCGGAGAGCATCAATCGACTGCCGGAGTCGGTCTATCGCGTCGGCCACATCTGCGCTCATGCCATCAGCATGCCTCATCTCGGATCGGCTCTAGCCCGACAATGCGATCGACATCTACCGGCACTGGGAGGCGGACGCAGGGGAAAGCCGAGCGCCACACCTTGCGGCGCGTACAAGAACTCCGTCAGAAGATGGAGCAGATACGCCTGGAGGCCGAGAAGGCCGGCGCGACACGCGGAAGAGGAGCAGTTCGCAGCCAAACAGCACAACCTGTGGTTGCTTCGCGAGGTGGGGGCCGGCGACGAGATGGCGTCGATCGTCTCGTGGACCGCGATCCCGGCCAGCCGCCTGCAGAGGGCGAGCGGGCGCCAATCGCCCCCGATTGTCAAGCGGTGCCGTCGAGCATTCCGTGGAGATGAGCGGCGGCGGACTCGATGTCGTCGTACTTCCGCTGGGCCGCCCGGGTCTCGGCGCTGATGACGCCGCACCGGTGAATCTTGGTGAAGTCTCCATAGGGGAATTTGTAATGGGCCTTCGTATCCGCGGGAGCGTCGTCATCGATTCCGAGGTACCACTTCCCGTACGCACTGAACCCGTGTTCTTCGAGGAAGGCGTTCTCCTGCGCCGTCGACGGCCGATGTTCGCTCCACGCGTCCTTGTCGTCGATGACGTACTTTCCGTCCTTGACCAGCTGTTTGGCAAAATCGAACGCTCTGTCGTTCAGCTTGGTTGTCATCAGTCTCTCTCCTCGATGGCCATGACGGAATCTGAGTGGTTGCTCGTCCTTCTATCGGTCCGGACACGACCTGATTCCACACTAGGGCAACCCGTAGGTGCTGGTCCTGAGGCTGCGACATCGTCCGGCGCGTGCGCACCTGACGTATCTGCCACGAAGGTAGGTGCTTGCCCCACGACTCGACAGAAGTTGGTCTCCCGCACGCTAACGGCAGTCCGCGAGCTCGATACCGGAGACCGCGGAGGGGAATCCGAGATTGTTTTCGATCCTGGACGACGTACCTGCCTGCCACCGGCCGCGCGGGTCCACTAGAGGGCACGGCAACGCCGGTCGCAGGCGTGGACAGTTGAAACGTATCTTCTGTTCCGCCACGAGCGCGAACAATTGGCAAGACTGATGTCTGGGCCCAATTGCTGAACACGGGGAATGCGGAAAGCCTTGGTCCGGTTCTGTGATCGGACATCTGGACTGATCTCGTTCTATATCCTGAGTGGCGAATGGTGACGCTGCCAGCTGGCGGCGGGAGGTCGTGACGGACTTTTGTGCGCGTACTCCAGCCTCGATCCGGCCGACGACGGCCTCTTCGCGACCGTGTATGAACAGCCACCGCGGACTCTCCGGGATCCCTCGACGCACGACCATGATCGCAAGGTCGAGGATGCCGCCGAGTCCAAACGCGAGTCGCCAGCCGAGTTCTTCTTGCGCCCGAACCGGTCGGCGACATGGGCCACCATCCCGGCATGGACGACCAAGGAGTCGTACGCCTCATCGCCTTCCCGAAAGCGCACCTCGCCTTCTGGGTCACGCATCACGCAGCCTGCGTGGCAAGCGCCTCGATCTGCAGGTCGGTAACGTCGGATATGCCCGTGACATCTGGCCCTGACTCAGATATGGCGATCGTGCGGCCCCACTTCACGGAAGTATGCGTGCGTTACGGGGGCCGGAGAGGACGCCTTTGCGAGGGTCTCTTCCACCCATGCCCGCACGATCAAGGCAGGCGCCGCGCCGACGTGTGTAGCGAGCGCCTTGCCCCGCTTCATGAAAATGAGCGCGGGTACGGAACGGATTGCGAGACGTTCGGGGATCTCTGGCGCTTCGTCCACCTCAACC encodes:
- a CDS encoding acetate/propionate family kinase, whose translation is MVAAAPHDDAATLALEVYVHRVRREIAAAASSLSRLDALVFTGEIGWDQPEIRLAVCRGLRQLGVPAPVRGNRDDDGPVGPAGATVSVLVIEPREDLQIATDAAAVLP
- a CDS encoding acetate/propionate family kinase, producing the protein MTVNVGSGSLHLVYVDGGASGDRLDLSEPPESSEVLGLVDAFVADQKAPDAVGYRLVHGGDEVRKARIVDDVLRAQLDAVADRAPLHVPPTLMLLDRLRQRLSRVPHVVCPDSAFHSTLPPAAATYSLPARWRSRWGLRRYGFHGLSYSWATRRAAQLIGQDVAGLQMVLCHLGGGASVCAVDGGRSVDTSMGFTPLDGLPMSSRSGAIDPGMLIWLLGGRLSLERLAQGLYRESGLLGLSGGRLAIPAGWSLQPLMTTRRPSR
- a CDS encoding DJ-1/PfpI family protein → MPKVLIITGDGAESLEVLYPYQRLVEEGYDVDVAAVEKKKLQFVVHDFSPGFDTYTEKPGYAWPADVAFADVEPADYAALVIPGGRAPEYIRNDPDCQRIVRHFYETDAPVAQLCHGPLIPAAARVLAGRRTAAYPELEPDVTLAGAEFVDAAAVVDGQVVSGRAWNDHPSWMHEFMHILHAKAERPVV